The Longimicrobium sp. genome includes a region encoding these proteins:
- a CDS encoding type II toxin-antitoxin system VapC family toxin: MIFFLDASSLVKLYQDETGAETMRELFRRPELYGAFFVSELVSLEVVVRLAKGARIGGRKARRRRDRVLRQHASHRTAFFTILNMEPRVVHEAESIAIAFSDSGAGTLDLLHAASAQQVSELVPHEPLVFVAADRKLRSLAERIGFRTFDPENGDPALLTPSRMVAE; this comes from the coding sequence GTGATCTTTTTTCTCGACGCCAGCTCGCTCGTTAAGCTTTACCAAGACGAGACGGGCGCTGAAACGATGCGCGAGCTGTTCCGTCGCCCTGAGCTGTACGGCGCGTTCTTCGTATCTGAGCTCGTGTCCCTGGAAGTTGTAGTGCGCCTGGCAAAGGGTGCCCGGATAGGCGGCCGGAAGGCGCGCCGGAGGCGGGATCGCGTGCTGAGGCAGCATGCTAGCCATCGTACCGCGTTTTTTACGATACTGAATATGGAGCCTCGTGTCGTACACGAGGCTGAATCGATCGCGATTGCATTCAGCGATTCCGGTGCGGGAACGCTGGACCTGCTCCATGCGGCCTCCGCGCAACAGGTGAGTGAGCTTGTACCGCACGAGCCGCTCGTGTTCGTGGCGGCGGACCGCAAGCTGCGGTCGCTTGCGGAGCGGATCGGGTTCCGAACCTTCGATCCAGAGAACGGCGACCCGGCACTGCTCACCCCCTCACGCATGGTTGCGGAATGA